Proteins encoded together in one Stutzerimonas stutzeri window:
- the sfsA gene encoding DNA/RNA nuclease SfsA: MRFAQPLERGRLVRRYKRFLADIVTDEGEAMCIHCPNTGSMLNCMSEGARVWFQRSSDPRRKLPGTWELVETPQGRLACVNTARANPLVEEALLGGQIAELAGFSALKREVAYGVENSRVDFRLEFDGGPAYVEVKSVTLGFADTAVAAFPDAVTLRGARHLRELAALARAGVRAVQLYCVNLSGVDAVRPAEEIDPGYAAALRDAVAAGVEVLAYGVELSPVELRVGARLPVLL; this comes from the coding sequence ATGCGCTTCGCGCAACCGCTGGAGCGGGGCCGTCTGGTCAGGCGCTACAAGCGCTTTCTCGCCGATATCGTCACCGACGAGGGCGAGGCGATGTGCATCCACTGTCCCAACACCGGCTCGATGCTCAACTGCATGAGCGAGGGCGCGCGGGTGTGGTTCCAGCGCAGCAGCGATCCTCGACGCAAGCTGCCCGGCACCTGGGAGCTGGTGGAGACGCCGCAGGGGCGATTGGCCTGCGTGAACACCGCGCGCGCCAATCCTCTGGTCGAGGAAGCATTGCTGGGCGGACAGATCGCCGAGCTGGCCGGCTTCTCGGCGCTCAAGCGCGAAGTGGCCTATGGCGTGGAGAACAGTCGCGTGGACTTTCGCCTCGAGTTCGACGGCGGGCCGGCCTACGTTGAGGTCAAGAGCGTCACCCTGGGGTTCGCCGACACAGCAGTGGCGGCGTTCCCTGATGCCGTGACGCTGCGCGGTGCACGGCATCTGCGCGAACTGGCGGCGCTGGCGCGCGCCGGGGTGCGCGCGGTGCAGCTGTACTGCGTCAATCTGAGCGGCGTGGACGCGGTCCGTCCGGCCGAGGAGATCGATCCGGGTTACGCCGCTGCGCTGCGCGACGCGGTGGCGGCAGGTGTCGAGGTGCTTGCCTACGGGGTCGAGCTGTCCCCCGTGGAGCTTCGGGTCGGCGCACGTTTGCCGGTGTTGCTCTGA
- the purD gene encoding phosphoribosylamine--glycine ligase: MNVLIIGSGGREHALAWKVAQDPRVAKVYVAPGNAGTATEAKCENVAIDVLAIEQLADFAAANVQLTIVGPEAPLVKGVVDLFRSRGLDIFGPTAAAAQLEGSKAFTKDFLARHAIPTADYQNFTEVEPALAYLREKGAPIVIKADGLAAGKGVIVAMTLAEAEDAVRDMLSGNAFGDAGARVVIEEFLDGEEASFIVMVDGEHVLPMATSQDHKRVGDGDSGPNTGGMGAYSPAPVVTAEVHQRVMDEVIYPTVRGMAAEGNVYTGFLYAGLMIDKAGKPKVIEFNCRFGDPETQPIMCRLESSLVLLVEAALAKALNKVEATWDPRPTVGVVLAAGGYPGDYAKGDVIEGLDEAAKLDGKVFHAGTALNAEGQVVTAGGRVLCATAIGRSVSEAQQQAYRLAEKIRWNGCFYRKDIGYRAITRERGEG; the protein is encoded by the coding sequence ATGAACGTACTGATCATCGGTAGCGGCGGCCGCGAGCATGCCCTGGCCTGGAAGGTCGCGCAGGACCCACGCGTTGCCAAGGTATACGTAGCCCCCGGCAACGCAGGCACCGCCACTGAAGCCAAGTGCGAGAACGTCGCCATCGACGTGCTGGCCATCGAGCAACTGGCGGACTTTGCCGCGGCCAACGTGCAGCTGACCATCGTCGGACCGGAAGCGCCGCTGGTCAAAGGCGTGGTCGACCTGTTCCGCTCGCGCGGGCTGGACATCTTCGGCCCCACCGCTGCCGCCGCGCAGCTGGAAGGCTCCAAGGCCTTCACCAAGGATTTCCTGGCGCGTCACGCCATTCCGACCGCCGACTATCAGAACTTCACCGAAGTCGAACCGGCGCTGGCCTATCTGCGCGAAAAGGGCGCACCGATCGTTATCAAGGCCGACGGCCTGGCGGCCGGCAAGGGTGTGATCGTCGCCATGACCCTGGCCGAAGCCGAGGACGCCGTGCGTGACATGCTCTCCGGCAATGCCTTCGGCGACGCCGGGGCGCGGGTGGTGATCGAGGAGTTCCTCGATGGCGAAGAGGCCAGCTTCATCGTCATGGTCGACGGCGAGCACGTGCTGCCGATGGCCACCAGCCAGGACCACAAGCGCGTCGGCGACGGCGACAGCGGCCCGAATACCGGCGGCATGGGCGCCTATTCGCCGGCTCCGGTGGTCACTGCCGAGGTACACCAGCGCGTGATGGATGAGGTGATCTACCCGACCGTGCGCGGCATGGCCGCCGAAGGCAACGTCTACACCGGCTTCCTTTATGCCGGGCTGATGATCGACAAGGCCGGCAAGCCTAAGGTCATCGAGTTCAACTGCCGCTTCGGCGACCCGGAAACCCAGCCAATCATGTGCCGCCTGGAGTCCAGCCTGGTGCTGCTGGTCGAGGCCGCGCTGGCCAAGGCGCTGAACAAGGTCGAGGCGACCTGGGATCCGCGACCGACCGTCGGTGTGGTACTGGCTGCCGGCGGCTACCCGGGCGACTATGCCAAGGGCGACGTGATCGAGGGACTGGACGAAGCAGCCAAGCTGGATGGCAAGGTGTTCCACGCGGGCACCGCTTTGAATGCCGAGGGTCAGGTAGTCACTGCCGGCGGCCGCGTACTCTGTGCCACCGCTATCGGCCGTAGCGTGTCCGAGGCACAGCAGCAGGCCTACCGCCTGGCGGAAAAGATCCGCTGGAATGGCTGTTTCTACCGCAAGGACATCGGCTACCGCGCCATCACCCGCGAGCGCGGCGAGGGTTAA
- a CDS encoding pyridoxal phosphate-dependent aminotransferase gives MTSSYSARSRAIEPFHVMALLERANQLQVQGHDVIHLEIGEPDFTTAAPIVAAGQAALAAGHTRYTSARGLPQLREAIAGFYAQRYRLSIDPERILITPGGSGALLLASSLLVDPGKHWLLADPGYPCNRHFLRLVEGAAQLVPVGPEMRYQLTPELVERYWDRDSVGALVASPANPTGTLLERPELAALSAALKERGGHLVVDEIYHGLTYGTDAASVLEVDDEAFVLNSFSKYFGMTGWRLGWLVAPPAAVPELEKLAQNLYISAPSMAQHAALACFEPATLEILEARRGEFARRRDFLLPALRELGFGIAVEPQGAFYLYADISAFGGDAYGFCQHMLETEYVAITPGLDFGRHQAGHHVRFAYTQDLPRLEQAVERIACGLRSWRP, from the coding sequence ATGACCTCGTCGTACAGCGCACGCAGTCGCGCAATCGAACCTTTCCACGTCATGGCGCTGTTGGAGCGGGCCAATCAGCTCCAAGTTCAAGGCCACGACGTCATTCACCTGGAAATCGGCGAGCCGGACTTCACCACCGCCGCGCCCATCGTCGCCGCGGGACAGGCCGCGCTAGCGGCCGGGCACACCCGCTACACCTCCGCCCGTGGCCTGCCACAGCTGCGCGAGGCGATTGCCGGCTTCTATGCCCAACGCTATCGATTAAGCATTGACCCCGAACGGATCCTGATTACTCCCGGCGGCTCCGGTGCGCTGCTGCTGGCCTCCAGCCTGCTGGTGGATCCGGGCAAGCACTGGCTGCTGGCCGATCCGGGTTATCCGTGCAACCGGCACTTCCTGCGACTGGTGGAAGGCGCCGCGCAGCTCGTGCCGGTCGGCCCCGAGATGCGCTATCAGCTGACCCCTGAACTGGTCGAGCGCTATTGGGATCGCGACAGCGTTGGCGCGTTGGTGGCATCGCCGGCCAACCCCACCGGGACGCTGCTCGAGCGGCCCGAACTGGCCGCCCTTTCGGCGGCGCTGAAGGAGCGCGGCGGCCACTTGGTGGTCGACGAGATCTATCACGGGCTGACCTACGGCACGGATGCGGCCAGCGTGCTGGAAGTCGATGACGAGGCCTTCGTGCTCAACAGCTTTTCCAAGTACTTCGGCATGACCGGCTGGCGCCTGGGCTGGCTGGTGGCACCGCCGGCGGCCGTGCCCGAGCTGGAAAAGCTGGCACAGAACCTATACATCAGCGCGCCAAGCATGGCCCAGCACGCGGCGCTGGCCTGTTTCGAGCCGGCGACGCTGGAGATCCTCGAGGCGCGTCGCGGCGAGTTTGCCCGGCGTCGGGACTTCCTGCTGCCAGCCCTGCGCGAGCTGGGCTTCGGCATCGCGGTCGAGCCGCAGGGAGCCTTCTATCTGTATGCAGACATCAGCGCCTTCGGCGGCGACGCCTATGGGTTCTGCCAGCACATGCTGGAAACGGAGTACGTCGCCATCACGCCGGGACTGGACTTTGGCCGTCACCAGGCCGGCCATCATGTGCGCTTCGCCTACACGCAGGATCTGCCGCGCCTGGAACAGGCCGTCGAGCGCATCGCCTGCGGCCTGCGTAGCTGGCGACCCTGA
- the rfbD gene encoding dTDP-4-dehydrorhamnose reductase: MRILVCGAGGQVGRELVERASRFGLDVLAPARAQLDIAKPEQVADAMRQRPELIINAAAYTHVDNAESHGEQAYAVNRDGPRHLAEAAKHAGVPLFHISTDYVFSGKATRPYTESDETGPTGVYGASKLAGEEAIRSCLPAHLILRTSWVYGVHGHNFVKTMLRLARQRDALGVVSDQIGCPTQAGSIASVLLELARRYADGAELAWGVYHYSGAPACSWYDFAVEIFRQGEAAGLIARQPEVSPIMTAQYPTPARRPAWSVLDCSRFEAAFGLAPHRWQEDLADVLAILRQQEANAVKRERTFRA; encoded by the coding sequence ATGCGAATCCTCGTTTGCGGTGCTGGTGGCCAAGTTGGTCGTGAGCTGGTGGAGCGGGCGTCACGTTTCGGACTGGATGTGCTGGCCCCGGCGCGGGCACAGCTGGACATCGCCAAGCCTGAGCAAGTGGCCGACGCGATGCGTCAGCGTCCCGAGCTGATCATCAACGCGGCCGCCTATACCCATGTGGATAATGCCGAGTCCCATGGCGAGCAGGCGTATGCGGTCAATCGCGACGGTCCGCGTCACCTGGCCGAGGCTGCCAAGCACGCGGGTGTTCCGCTGTTTCACATTTCCACCGACTACGTGTTCTCGGGCAAAGCCACCCGGCCTTATACCGAAAGCGACGAGACCGGTCCGACCGGCGTCTACGGCGCGAGTAAACTGGCCGGTGAAGAGGCGATCCGCAGCTGTCTGCCGGCTCATCTGATCCTGCGCACCAGCTGGGTGTATGGCGTACATGGGCATAACTTCGTCAAGACCATGCTGCGCCTGGCGCGCCAGCGTGATGCGCTGGGTGTGGTGAGCGACCAGATCGGCTGTCCGACTCAGGCCGGCAGCATCGCCTCGGTGCTGCTCGAGCTGGCCCGGCGCTATGCGGACGGTGCGGAACTCGCCTGGGGCGTCTACCACTACAGCGGCGCGCCTGCCTGCTCCTGGTACGACTTCGCCGTCGAAATCTTCCGTCAAGGTGAAGCGGCCGGGCTGATCGCCAGGCAGCCCGAGGTATCGCCGATCATGACGGCGCAATATCCGACGCCGGCCAGGCGACCGGCCTGGTCCGTGCTCGATTGCAGTCGATTCGAGGCAGCGTTCGGTCTTGCCCCGCACCGCTGGCAGGAAGACCTGGCCGATGTGCTGGCAATTCTGCGCCAGCAGGAGGCAAATGCGGTCAAGCGGGAGCGGACCTTCCGCGCCTGA
- a CDS encoding VC0807 family protein — MTETAHTRAEHKPRPLIDLAVSILIPSLILMKLSGEDRLGADGALLLALAFPLGWGLWELARYRKFNWIALLGLISVLLTGGIGLLQLDTQWLAIKEAAVPGIIGIAVLASTRTRYPLIRTLLYNPKVLNVDKIHEQLERNGQTEHFETRLLRATYLLSGTFFFSSFMNYVLAKWIVNSPAGSEAFNAELGRMTLLSYPMIAIPSMLMMMAIFFYLWRTIHGLTGLRLEDIMASGSQEQGGSK, encoded by the coding sequence ATGACCGAAACTGCCCATACCCGCGCCGAACATAAACCGCGCCCGCTGATCGACCTGGCCGTCAGTATCCTGATCCCCTCGCTGATCCTGATGAAACTCAGCGGCGAAGACCGCCTCGGCGCCGACGGTGCCCTGCTGCTCGCCCTGGCCTTCCCGCTGGGCTGGGGGCTCTGGGAGCTGGCCAGATATCGCAAGTTCAACTGGATCGCACTGCTCGGCCTGATCAGCGTGCTACTGACCGGCGGCATCGGCCTGCTGCAGCTGGACACCCAGTGGCTGGCGATCAAGGAAGCGGCGGTGCCGGGCATCATCGGGATCGCGGTACTGGCCTCCACGCGCACCCGCTACCCGCTCATCCGCACGCTGCTGTACAACCCCAAGGTACTCAACGTGGACAAGATCCACGAACAGCTCGAGCGCAACGGCCAGACCGAACACTTCGAGACACGCCTGTTGCGGGCTACCTACCTGCTCAGCGGCACCTTCTTCTTCTCGTCCTTCATGAACTACGTGCTGGCCAAGTGGATCGTCAACAGCCCGGCAGGCAGCGAGGCGTTCAATGCCGAACTGGGCCGCATGACGCTGCTCAGCTATCCGATGATCGCCATTCCCAGCATGCTGATGATGATGGCGATCTTCTTCTATCTCTGGCGCACCATCCACGGCCTGACTGGCCTGCGCCTTGAGGACATCATGGCTAGCGGAAGCCAGGAACAGGGCGGTAGCAAGTAA
- a CDS encoding hybrid sensor histidine kinase/response regulator: MGRLRIAIAVIFGLLLINLIPLSAQASIAPSPASATLSADSVPQNWRLLIDQSGGLTLDEVVSQRALFQRLDKLFYSAPASDRAVWLQVSLPPLTKPKWLWMFAPRAQYLDFYLLRDGRLERHTATGDMRPISERPLPSRAYLFSLPNDGQPREAYIRLQSSHPLMTWFKTIDEAGLVNQNKPAYLFGALFGALALLALYNLLRFAYTLSCTHIWLSLLHGALLSCATANLGVLAIWLPWLTYSQPLIADFSALAASCALLGYTLGFFNQRGRTWITWLLGIELNLVLALAASILLAQWPWYSWLIYSLVLAAACSVLAVASYHWRQGYKPARLVVAGTTLFALGMVFFMPMLLGFDQLDPGWLTGGLFSLATLAGLLLSFALLERQRQRQSDSRSQYTAAAVSTAELKTKADFLSKISHELRTPMNGVLGMSELLLGTSLSAKQRDYVQTIHSSGNELLNLINEILDISKLESGQIELDEVQFDFNALIEDCLSIFRAKAEQQKVELISFIQPQLPQVVTGDPTRLRQTLLNLLENAFKQTDEGEVLLIAAVDGPTESPRLRITVQDSGRPLEAYERDALLNAAVDSHDFLAATRHGGRLGLIIARQLVQLMDGDFGIQTGASQGNTLWISLPLAGEGLAQNNADLDGPLQGTRLLIVDDNDTCRKVLLQQCSGWGLDVSAVASGKEALALLRTKAHLKEYFDVVLLDQDMPGMTGMQLASKIKEDSSLNHDILLIMLTGMSSAPSKIIARNAGIKRILAKPVAGYTLKTTLADELAQRQAGSQHRPSPTAQPLPPLEVPSDFRILVAEDNSISTKVIRGMLNKLNLQPDTACNGEEALEAIKAQPYDLVLMDCEMPVLDGFQATHQLREWEAHNARPRTPVVALTAHILSEHRERAREAGMDGHMAKPVELSHLRELIDHWVRVKQAEHAE, translated from the coding sequence GTGGGTCGGCTCCGGATTGCCATAGCTGTCATCTTCGGCCTGCTGCTGATCAACCTGATCCCGCTGTCGGCCCAGGCTTCCATTGCCCCTTCGCCGGCCTCCGCCACGCTTTCCGCTGATTCCGTACCACAGAACTGGCGCCTGCTGATCGACCAGTCCGGCGGCCTCACGCTGGATGAAGTGGTTTCCCAGCGCGCGCTGTTCCAGCGCCTGGACAAACTTTTCTACAGCGCACCGGCCAGCGATCGGGCGGTCTGGCTGCAGGTCAGCCTGCCGCCACTGACCAAGCCCAAGTGGCTCTGGATGTTCGCACCACGCGCGCAGTATCTGGACTTCTATCTGCTGCGCGACGGCCGACTGGAGCGCCACACAGCGACCGGCGACATGCGCCCGATCAGCGAGCGTCCTCTGCCCAGCCGCGCCTACCTGTTCAGCCTGCCCAACGATGGCCAGCCACGTGAGGCCTACATCCGCCTGCAGTCCAGTCACCCACTGATGACCTGGTTCAAGACCATCGACGAAGCGGGACTGGTGAACCAGAACAAGCCGGCCTATCTGTTCGGTGCGCTGTTCGGCGCGCTCGCGCTGCTGGCGCTCTACAACCTGCTGCGCTTCGCCTACACCCTCAGCTGCACCCATATCTGGCTCAGCCTGCTGCACGGTGCGCTGCTGAGCTGCGCCACGGCCAACCTCGGCGTGCTGGCCATATGGCTGCCTTGGTTGACCTACAGCCAGCCGCTGATCGCCGATTTCTCGGCCCTGGCCGCGAGCTGCGCCCTGCTCGGCTACACGCTGGGCTTCTTCAATCAGCGCGGGCGCACCTGGATCACCTGGCTGCTGGGCATCGAACTCAACCTGGTGCTGGCGCTGGCCGCCAGCATCCTGCTTGCTCAATGGCCCTGGTACAGCTGGCTGATCTACTCGCTGGTGCTGGCGGCGGCGTGCAGCGTGCTGGCCGTGGCGAGTTATCACTGGCGGCAAGGCTACAAACCGGCCCGCCTGGTGGTAGCCGGGACGACGCTGTTCGCGCTCGGGATGGTGTTCTTCATGCCAATGCTGCTGGGCTTCGATCAGCTCGATCCGGGCTGGCTCACTGGCGGGCTCTTCAGTCTCGCGACGCTGGCGGGGCTGCTGCTCAGCTTCGCCCTGCTCGAACGGCAGCGGCAACGGCAGTCGGACAGCCGCAGCCAGTACACCGCTGCGGCAGTCAGCACTGCCGAGCTGAAGACCAAGGCCGATTTCCTGTCGAAGATCAGCCATGAGCTGCGTACGCCCATGAACGGCGTGCTGGGCATGAGCGAATTGCTGCTGGGCACCTCGCTGTCGGCCAAGCAACGCGACTACGTCCAGACGATTCACAGCTCCGGCAACGAGTTGCTCAACCTGATCAACGAAATCCTCGATATCTCCAAGCTGGAGTCCGGCCAGATCGAACTGGACGAGGTGCAGTTCGACTTCAATGCCTTGATCGAGGACTGCCTGAGCATCTTCCGCGCCAAGGCCGAGCAGCAGAAGGTCGAGCTGATCAGCTTTATCCAGCCGCAGTTGCCGCAAGTGGTCACCGGTGACCCGACCCGCCTGCGGCAGACCCTGCTGAACCTGCTGGAGAATGCCTTCAAGCAGACCGACGAAGGCGAGGTGCTGCTGATCGCGGCGGTCGACGGGCCGACGGAGAGTCCGCGACTGCGCATCACCGTCCAGGACAGCGGCCGTCCGCTGGAGGCCTACGAGCGCGACGCGCTGCTCAACGCCGCGGTAGACAGCCATGACTTCCTCGCGGCGACGCGGCATGGCGGGCGGCTCGGCCTGATCATCGCGCGCCAGCTGGTCCAGCTGATGGATGGCGACTTCGGCATCCAGACCGGGGCCAGCCAAGGCAATACGCTGTGGATCAGCCTGCCCCTGGCCGGCGAGGGTCTGGCACAGAACAACGCGGACCTGGACGGCCCGCTGCAGGGCACGCGCCTGCTGATCGTCGACGACAACGACACCTGCCGCAAGGTACTGCTGCAGCAGTGCAGCGGCTGGGGCCTGGATGTGAGCGCGGTCGCCTCGGGCAAGGAAGCGCTGGCCCTGCTACGGACCAAAGCCCACCTGAAGGAGTACTTCGACGTGGTCCTGCTCGACCAGGACATGCCGGGAATGACCGGCATGCAGCTGGCGAGCAAGATCAAGGAGGACTCCAGCCTCAACCACGACATTCTGCTGATCATGCTCACCGGCATGAGTAGCGCGCCGAGCAAGATCATCGCCCGCAATGCCGGGATCAAGCGCATCCTGGCCAAACCGGTGGCCGGCTACACCCTCAAGACCACTCTGGCCGACGAACTCGCGCAACGCCAGGCAGGCAGCCAGCACCGGCCGAGCCCCACAGCGCAGCCCTTGCCTCCGCTGGAGGTCCCCAGTGACTTCCGCATCCTGGTTGCCGAGGACAACAGCATTTCCACCAAGGTCATCCGCGGCATGCTGAACAAGCTCAACCTGCAACCGGATACTGCCTGCAACGGCGAGGAAGCGCTGGAGGCGATCAAGGCTCAGCCGTACGACCTGGTGCTGATGGATTGTGAGATGCCGGTGCTCGACGGTTTCCAGGCCACGCACCAGTTGCGCGAGTGGGAAGCGCACAATGCCCGGCCGCGTACCCCGGTGGTCGCGCTCACCGCGCATATCCTCAGCGAGCACCGCGAACGTGCCCGAGAGGCCGGCATGGACGGTCACATGGCCAAGCCGGTGGAGCTGTCCCATCTGCGCGAGCTGATCGACCACTGGGTTCGCGTCAAGCAGGCCGAGCACGCCGAATGA
- a CDS encoding cytochrome P450 has product MTDIPRDDHLESSLALLGEGYPFIRDRCQRLHSNVFQARLLMQNTICLSGEQAARLFYDERHFQRAQAMPRMLKKTLLGQGGVQGLDGEAHRHRKRMFLQLLDAAAVDELVGLTERSWRQAIGQWQAQGEVQLLGEVQMLLTDSVCRWAGVPLPSAERELRRDQLAQMIDGAGGIGPRHLAARKARREAEAWTQHLIEQVRAGELQGDPTRALMVVAHHRDLDGKPLDSRIAAVELLNLLRPTVAVAYFITYAALELLAHPHWCERLRAEDELLEPFAQEVRRLHAFFPFTAARVREGFDWQGHHFPAGTRVMLDLWGTNREASRWTDPEAFQPERFVDWAGDAFSFVTQGGGDPAQGHRCPGERLAIELLKLALRMLTREMDYAVPAQDLRIDLSRMPAKPESGLLISDVRPRAS; this is encoded by the coding sequence ATGACTGACATTCCTCGCGATGATCATCTGGAAAGTTCGCTGGCGCTGCTGGGCGAAGGTTATCCCTTCATCCGCGATCGCTGCCAGCGCCTGCACAGCAATGTTTTTCAGGCGCGTCTGCTGATGCAGAACACCATCTGCCTGAGCGGGGAGCAGGCGGCGCGCCTGTTCTATGACGAGCGCCACTTTCAGCGCGCGCAGGCGATGCCGCGGATGCTGAAGAAGACGCTGCTCGGACAGGGTGGCGTCCAGGGGCTCGATGGCGAGGCGCATCGCCATCGCAAACGCATGTTCCTGCAGCTGCTGGACGCCGCGGCTGTCGACGAGCTGGTCGGCCTGACCGAGCGGAGCTGGCGTCAGGCGATCGGCCAATGGCAGGCACAGGGCGAAGTCCAGCTGCTCGGTGAAGTGCAGATGCTGCTCACCGACAGTGTCTGCCGCTGGGCTGGAGTGCCGTTGCCATCCGCCGAGCGTGAGCTGCGCCGTGACCAGCTGGCGCAGATGATCGACGGCGCGGGCGGCATCGGACCCCGGCACCTGGCGGCGCGCAAGGCTCGTCGCGAGGCCGAGGCCTGGACGCAGCACCTGATCGAGCAGGTGCGTGCCGGTGAGCTGCAGGGCGACCCGACCCGGGCACTCATGGTCGTGGCGCATCACCGGGACCTGGACGGCAAACCGCTGGACAGCCGTATCGCGGCGGTCGAGCTGCTCAATCTGTTGCGCCCGACGGTTGCGGTGGCCTACTTCATCACTTACGCCGCCCTTGAGTTGCTGGCGCATCCGCACTGGTGCGAACGGTTGCGCGCCGAGGACGAACTGCTCGAGCCTTTCGCCCAGGAGGTGCGCCGGCTGCACGCGTTCTTCCCGTTCACGGCCGCGCGGGTGCGGGAAGGCTTCGATTGGCAGGGCCATCACTTCCCGGCCGGCACGCGCGTGATGCTGGACCTCTGGGGCACCAATCGCGAGGCGAGTCGCTGGACTGACCCCGAGGCCTTTCAGCCGGAACGCTTCGTTGACTGGGCGGGCGATGCCTTCAGTTTCGTGACTCAGGGTGGTGGCGATCCCGCGCAGGGGCATCGCTGCCCGGGCGAGCGGCTGGCGATCGAACTGCTCAAGCTCGCGCTACGTATGCTGACTCGGGAGATGGACTATGCAGTGCCGGCACAGGACCTGCGGATCGACCTGTCGCGGATGCCGGCGAAACCGGAAAGCGGGCTGCTGATCAGCGATGTGAGGCCGCGGGCGTCCTGA
- a CDS encoding lysylphosphatidylglycerol synthase transmembrane domain-containing protein — protein sequence MMKKSDVAWTLVGVSAVLLSGYLLYHEVRNISLTELADSLRAIGARGWLLAALSTLGAYVALAWYDRIAMAHLGKTISWWFIALCSFTTYALAHNIGASVFSGALVRYRAYRSKGLTPQEIGILIVFCSLTFTLGTLLAAGVVLILKPQLLDRLVHSAGWVSLAIGCGLLALIALYVFGAWRQLPPWRLGKWHIQYPRLPIVGRQLLAGPLELLCAAAIIYFALPAEHNPGYLTVLGVFLASFSLALLSHAPGGLGVLELTFLSALPEVPKVDVLAALIVFRGFYLLLPFALAMVVVLVFEFDQWRNRRREAPIR from the coding sequence ATGATGAAGAAGAGCGATGTCGCCTGGACCCTCGTTGGGGTCTCGGCTGTGCTGCTGTCCGGCTACTTGCTGTACCACGAGGTTCGCAATATCTCGCTGACCGAGCTGGCCGACAGCCTGCGAGCCATCGGCGCCCGGGGCTGGCTGCTCGCGGCACTGTCGACGCTGGGCGCTTATGTCGCGCTGGCCTGGTATGACCGCATTGCCATGGCCCATCTGGGCAAGACGATTTCTTGGTGGTTCATCGCGCTCTGCTCGTTCACCACCTATGCGCTGGCGCACAACATTGGCGCGTCGGTGTTCTCCGGCGCGCTGGTGCGCTATCGGGCGTATCGCAGCAAGGGCCTGACGCCGCAGGAAATCGGCATTCTGATCGTCTTCTGTTCGCTGACCTTCACCCTCGGCACGCTGCTGGCAGCCGGCGTCGTGCTGATCCTCAAGCCTCAGCTGCTCGATCGCCTGGTCCACAGCGCCGGTTGGGTGTCCCTGGCCATCGGCTGCGGGCTGCTGGCGCTGATCGCACTCTACGTTTTCGGTGCGTGGCGCCAGTTGCCGCCCTGGCGGCTGGGCAAATGGCACATTCAGTATCCGCGCCTGCCGATCGTCGGTCGGCAGCTGCTGGCCGGCCCGCTGGAACTGCTCTGTGCGGCGGCGATCATCTATTTCGCGCTACCGGCCGAACACAATCCGGGTTATCTCACGGTGCTCGGGGTGTTTCTCGCGTCCTTCTCGCTCGCGCTGCTGTCCCACGCACCCGGAGGGCTTGGCGTGCTGGAGCTGACGTTCCTTTCGGCATTGCCGGAGGTGCCCAAGGTCGACGTGCTGGCGGCACTGATCGTCTTTCGCGGCTTCTATCTGCTGCTGCCGTTCGCCCTGGCCATGGTGGTCGTGCTGGTCTTCGAATTCGACCAGTGGCGCAATCGACGCCGCGAAGCGCCGATCCGTTGA
- a CDS encoding AEC family transporter, whose protein sequence is MVVVLAILPIFGLITLGYLFGWRQWLTNEGAAGLASVTFKLFMPAVLFTGIARAELSDGMSPMLLLGYFVPVLLVFLLVNLAAHRRAGRATPLGLTAAYSNNVLVGIPLVTTLLGAESLVYVFAILVFHSLVLFSLQSFYAALGDGDKVSVPALLKNLANPLIVGLLLGALLNLSGLELPEPLWRIAGWLAQAALPCALMVLGISLSRYRLRPSASVLLLTLIKLALFPALVWWLSGMLPGLNQDARNVLVLLAACPSGVNVLAFVKHSDDTRAVSSTVFLSTVAAAVSLPLWMLLAAG, encoded by the coding sequence ATGGTAGTGGTATTGGCGATCCTGCCGATCTTCGGTCTGATCACGCTTGGATATCTGTTCGGTTGGCGTCAGTGGCTAACCAATGAAGGTGCTGCCGGGCTGGCCAGCGTCACCTTCAAGCTGTTCATGCCAGCGGTGTTGTTCACCGGTATCGCGCGCGCCGAGCTGAGCGATGGCATGTCGCCGATGCTCCTGCTGGGCTATTTCGTGCCGGTGCTGCTGGTTTTCCTGTTGGTCAACCTGGCCGCTCACCGCCGCGCCGGGCGGGCCACGCCGCTTGGTCTCACGGCCGCCTACTCGAACAATGTGCTGGTCGGCATCCCGCTGGTGACGACGCTGCTCGGCGCCGAGAGCCTGGTATACGTGTTCGCCATCCTGGTGTTCCACAGCCTGGTGTTGTTTTCGCTGCAGAGCTTCTATGCGGCGCTCGGTGATGGCGACAAGGTCAGTGTTCCAGCGTTGTTGAAGAACCTGGCCAACCCGCTGATCGTCGGCCTGCTGCTGGGGGCTCTGCTGAATCTCTCCGGCCTGGAACTACCCGAGCCGCTCTGGCGAATCGCCGGTTGGCTGGCGCAGGCGGCGCTGCCCTGCGCGCTGATGGTGCTGGGCATCAGTCTGTCGCGTTATCGGCTGCGGCCAAGCGCTTCGGTACTGCTGCTGACCCTAATCAAGCTGGCGCTGTTCCCGGCCCTTGTCTGGTGGCTGAGCGGTATGCTGCCGGGGCTGAATCAGGATGCGCGAAACGTGCTGGTGCTGCTTGCCGCCTGCCCCAGCGGGGTCAATGTGCTGGCCTTCGTGAAACATTCCGACGACACCCGCGCGGTCAGCTCGACGGTCTTCCTTTCCACCGTGGCGGCGGCGGTCAGCCTGCCGCTCTGGATGCTGCTGGCCGCAGGCTGA